From the uncultured Fibrobacter sp. genome, one window contains:
- a CDS encoding beta-galactosidase, producing the protein MTEPFSKFLGKFVLMTAAALFVACGDDSNSSGPENTESCAVEESSSSDLALSSVVVESSSSRIAATSSNSWLAPSSSSRNDEKETSAVLAADTTKITYALKRFDGPISNPHKGFTVPTGGAWVFVPEFEYGPYGSLNNRAWDLVSYGSGYQQWNKLNPAKGVFDWTELEKLLNALAERNMGYALRVLPYSPSYIKSSDTPEEEYDWTPSFVYESGAKKVSATLDWNGYRATVPVWDDSVYLYYAKEFAKALAEKYDGDPRIEYIDIRTFGEWGEWHASHLDGSEMPSDSIEMDLLDYYASVFKKTQLVLPSSGMGEVYTHALKLGITKRDDGFIGIPGRPDSLVRAYEANLPTIAENIAGYTTMLNYTDVIPGGYLKWTPQRWVDAITTAHLTYYVLDQDSDCGYNFYKDNKALADSMSKVIGYNFTVTKAELETVISSKDTTSTLNITVKNTGVAPCFFDVYLVAEFVDSTGKALAPIGEMVRIPKATFKDGASKDFSFTYKAPVGKVSVANQPGVFVALSLYESEDAFKSGKNPTVRFDNDGLLENKKLLLKL; encoded by the coding sequence ATGACGGAACCTTTTAGCAAATTTCTTGGAAAGTTTGTTCTGATGACCGCGGCGGCGCTGTTCGTCGCTTGTGGCGATGACTCGAACAGCTCCGGACCCGAGAATACAGAAAGCTGTGCCGTTGAAGAGTCGAGTTCTTCGGATCTCGCGCTCTCCTCGGTTGTTGTGGAGTCAAGTTCTTCAAGGATTGCTGCCACTTCGTCGAACTCGTGGTTAGCTCCCTCTTCGAGTTCTCGCAATGACGAAAAAGAAACTTCCGCGGTTCTTGCTGCCGACACCACAAAAATCACTTACGCCCTCAAGCGTTTCGACGGCCCGATTTCTAACCCGCACAAGGGATTCACGGTCCCGACGGGTGGCGCCTGGGTGTTCGTGCCGGAGTTCGAATACGGTCCTTACGGTTCCCTGAACAACAGGGCGTGGGATTTGGTCTCGTACGGTTCCGGTTACCAGCAGTGGAACAAGCTGAACCCGGCTAAGGGCGTTTTCGACTGGACGGAACTGGAAAAACTGCTGAACGCTCTTGCCGAACGCAACATGGGCTATGCCCTGCGTGTGCTGCCGTATTCTCCGTCGTATATCAAAAGCAGCGACACGCCCGAAGAGGAATATGACTGGACTCCGTCCTTCGTCTACGAATCGGGGGCGAAGAAGGTCTCTGCCACCTTGGATTGGAACGGCTACCGCGCCACCGTTCCTGTCTGGGATGACTCGGTCTACCTGTACTATGCGAAGGAATTTGCCAAGGCTCTGGCAGAAAAATATGATGGCGACCCGCGAATTGAATACATTGACATCCGCACCTTTGGTGAATGGGGCGAGTGGCATGCATCCCATTTGGATGGAAGTGAAATGCCGTCTGATTCGATAGAGATGGATTTGTTGGATTACTACGCCTCCGTATTCAAGAAAACTCAGCTGGTGTTGCCTTCTAGCGGCATGGGCGAGGTGTATACGCATGCGCTTAAACTGGGCATAACCAAGCGTGACGACGGATTCATCGGCATTCCCGGCAGGCCGGATTCTCTAGTGCGAGCCTACGAGGCCAACTTGCCGACTATCGCCGAGAATATAGCCGGCTATACTACCATGCTGAATTACACCGATGTGATTCCCGGAGGCTATCTCAAGTGGACTCCGCAGCGTTGGGTGGACGCGATTACTACGGCCCACTTGACTTACTACGTTCTAGACCAGGACAGCGATTGCGGTTACAATTTTTATAAGGACAACAAAGCTCTTGCCGATTCCATGAGCAAGGTCATCGGATACAATTTTACTGTAACGAAAGCGGAACTGGAGACTGTCATAAGCTCCAAGGATACAACAAGCACACTGAACATTACCGTCAAGAATACTGGCGTAGCTCCGTGCTTCTTCGATGTCTATTTGGTGGCAGAATTCGTGGATAGTACGGGCAAGGCTCTTGCGCCAATCGGCGAGATGGTTCGCATTCCGAAGGCTACATTCAAGGACGGTGCTTCAAAGGATTTCTCCTTTACGTATAAAGCCCCCGTGGGGAAGGTGAGTGTCGCAAACCAGCCGGGTGTTTTCGTGGCTCTTTCACTCTACGAAAGCGAAGACGCCTTTAAGAGCGGCAAGAATCCGACCGTTCGCTTCGATAACGACGGCCTGTTGGAAAACAAGAAATTACTGTTGAAACTATAA
- a CDS encoding killer suppression protein HigA — protein sequence MKIEYRSRELELCAIDEAYALRRMGKKRATCYNLRIKAIKYAENFEILKTVPGNFHELVGNRKGQWACSLDQPYRLIIKGAEPNEFVIWAERHNAEIMEIVDYH from the coding sequence ATGAAAATTGAATACAGGAGCAGAGAATTAGAATTATGCGCAATAGACGAAGCGTATGCCTTACGGCGCATGGGCAAAAAACGGGCGACATGCTACAATTTGCGAATAAAGGCAATCAAATATGCCGAGAACTTTGAAATTCTGAAGACTGTGCCCGGAAATTTCCATGAACTTGTGGGCAACCGCAAGGGCCAATGGGCATGCAGCCTTGACCAGCCTTATCGTCTTATAATCAAAGGCGCAGAACCGAACGAATTTGTTATCTGGGCAGAACGGCACAATGCCGAAATTATGGAAATCGTAGATTATCATTAG
- a CDS encoding ImmA/IrrE family metallo-endopeptidase → MQKNKEAIVWGITPPGAFLEEKLQEMGLDVNDFAARIGYTPKTVNEILKGKCNITIEVAHSLDYATGIPVSFWLNAQKGYEEELMRLQVKEAVKNQAGWRKFFPIGELNPRTWIKDFNNKEDGVSPILKFFGVASPKAWENYYYKNRLKVAFRISLAETEDPYAASVWMRRGEILADEIKMEKQNDKKLRSAIKKAMPQFVELAKNDVAAWEDLRRKKALPKPKVGEDFIDDGMHKLQELGAKFGIKVLYAQNFKSAPIHGMARWYKDIPVIQLHDRFKDRNAFWFTFFHELGHIALHGKKDIFIKNVYYGNKNQQKDDEANAFAQKYMTQAGLEV, encoded by the coding sequence ATGCAGAAGAATAAGGAAGCTATCGTTTGGGGAATTACCCCGCCGGGAGCGTTTCTTGAAGAAAAACTTCAGGAAATGGGCCTCGATGTCAATGATTTTGCAGCGCGTATCGGCTACACGCCTAAAACAGTGAACGAAATTCTGAAAGGCAAGTGCAACATAACTATCGAAGTCGCACATTCCCTAGATTACGCCACCGGAATCCCGGTCAGTTTTTGGCTTAACGCCCAAAAAGGGTACGAAGAAGAACTTATGAGACTTCAAGTCAAAGAAGCCGTCAAGAACCAGGCCGGTTGGCGCAAGTTCTTCCCTATCGGTGAACTCAATCCGCGCACATGGATCAAGGACTTCAACAACAAAGAAGACGGCGTGTCGCCCATCCTCAAGTTCTTCGGGGTGGCAAGCCCCAAGGCGTGGGAAAATTACTACTACAAGAACCGCCTGAAGGTGGCCTTCCGCATCTCGCTGGCCGAAACCGAAGACCCGTACGCGGCCTCCGTGTGGATGCGCCGCGGCGAAATCCTCGCCGACGAAATCAAGATGGAAAAGCAGAACGACAAGAAGCTGCGTTCCGCCATCAAGAAGGCAATGCCGCAATTCGTGGAACTGGCCAAAAACGATGTTGCCGCGTGGGAAGATTTACGCCGCAAGAAGGCCTTGCCCAAGCCGAAGGTGGGCGAAGACTTCATTGACGACGGCATGCACAAGCTGCAGGAACTGGGCGCAAAGTTCGGAATCAAGGTACTCTACGCGCAGAACTTCAAGTCGGCGCCGATTCATGGCATGGCCCGCTGGTACAAGGACATTCCCGTCATCCAGCTTCACGACCGTTTCAAGGACCGCAATGCATTCTGGTTCACGTTCTTCCACGAGCTCGGCCACATCGCGCTCCACGGCAAGAAGGACATCTTCATCAAGAACGTCTATTACGGCAACAAAAACCAGCAGAAGGACGACGAGGCAAACGCATTCGCGCAAAAATACATGACGCAGGCAGGGCTAGAAGTCTAG
- a CDS encoding type II toxin-antitoxin system YoeB family toxin, with the protein MDDANRLIYRINDEFIDILSCKGHYENV; encoded by the coding sequence ATCGACGACGCAAACCGTCTGATTTATCGAATCAACGACGAATTTATCGACATTCTCTCGTGCAAAGGCCATTACGAGAACGTCTGA
- a CDS encoding site-specific DNA-methyltransferase, producing the protein MKNTLIKGDNIDSLVYIRDKMKLRESIDLVYIDPPFATGGEFKTDSNGRVATISSSSSGKIAYSDKLTGSAFIEFLRERIQIIYDLLSPQGSFYLHIDYKIGHYVKCMLDEIFGIENFRNDITRIKCNPKNFSRIGYGNIKDMILFYTKGKNPIWHEPRIPMSEEEIVKLYTKVDKNGRRYTTVPIHAPGETKDGKSSQKFKGILPPPGRHWRCSVEELEQLDKDGLIEWSASGNPRKINYADEHLTKKLQDIWTFKDSPNPIYPTEKNHEMLQTIIKASSNEDSIVMDCFAGSGGTLVEASRLGRKWIGVDKSDIAIETIKKNLENNGFFANESMYKYIEI; encoded by the coding sequence ATGAAAAACACTCTCATAAAAGGCGACAACATAGATTCACTGGTGTATATCCGTGATAAGATGAAATTACGCGAATCTATTGATTTGGTCTATATTGATCCTCCTTTTGCAACGGGAGGTGAGTTTAAAACAGATTCTAATGGACGTGTAGCTACAATTAGTAGTTCGTCATCCGGTAAAATAGCGTATTCTGATAAATTAACTGGTTCGGCTTTTATTGAATTTTTGCGCGAGCGGATTCAAATCATATATGATCTTCTCTCTCCGCAAGGTTCATTCTATTTACACATAGACTATAAAATTGGTCATTATGTAAAGTGCATGCTTGATGAAATTTTTGGAATTGAAAATTTCAGGAATGATATAACAAGAATAAAATGCAATCCGAAAAATTTTTCAAGAATTGGCTATGGCAACATAAAGGATATGATTCTATTCTACACAAAAGGAAAGAATCCTATCTGGCACGAGCCAAGAATTCCTATGTCAGAAGAGGAAATTGTAAAGTTATATACAAAAGTTGACAAAAACGGAAGACGCTATACAACTGTTCCAATCCACGCTCCTGGCGAAACAAAAGATGGAAAATCTTCGCAAAAATTCAAAGGGATTTTACCCCCTCCAGGAAGGCATTGGAGATGTAGTGTGGAAGAACTAGAACAATTAGATAAAGATGGTTTAATTGAATGGTCTGCATCGGGAAATCCGCGTAAAATCAACTATGCCGATGAACATCTGACCAAGAAGTTGCAAGATATTTGGACTTTCAAGGATTCTCCTAATCCTATTTATCCGACAGAGAAAAATCACGAAATGTTGCAAACAATTATTAAGGCGTCCTCCAATGAGGATTCCATCGTGATGGATTGCTTTGCCGGCTCGGGAGGCACTTTAGTTGAAGCAAGCAGGTTGGGCCGCAAATGGATTGGCGTTGATAAATCAGATATAGCAATTGAAACCATCAAAAAGAATCTTGAAAATAACGGTTTCTTTGCTAATGAATCAATGTATAAATATATTGAAATTTAG
- the miaB gene encoding tRNA (N6-isopentenyl adenosine(37)-C2)-methylthiotransferase MiaB produces the protein MKKYHLATYGCQMNEYDSAMIAQELDMCGCVETSNQEDADFIIVNTCSVREKAEETAIANISKLKYLNKKNPDVKVVVCGCMAKNRGPELLKRLPNVSYIVGPDQYKKIPELLLGDAKSPLHLTHHKMFIDEDQSENYLGEYAKLQNDFTTFVAIQRGCNKRCSYCIVPYLRGPEKYRDMNDVLAEVRKAADKGITEVTLLGQTVNAYKTEGGNFSDLLTKVSEIGGIRRIRFTSPHPRHYTNELIDVLLNNPKVCHYAHIPIQSGSDAMLKKMRRQHNMEQYLSIIEQLRSKDPFYGISTDVICGFVGETEEDFEATLKAFETCQFDSAFMFIYSPRKGTESYKETETLTEQEKQERHTRLVELQNAITLKRNQMMLGRTEELLVEKNSARDETELRGRTDNFKKVIFKPEEGRIVKPGDYVKVKLDDIRGWTIRGTLV, from the coding sequence ATGAAAAAATACCACTTGGCCACATACGGCTGCCAGATGAACGAGTACGACTCGGCGATGATTGCCCAGGAGCTCGACATGTGCGGTTGCGTCGAGACGAGCAACCAGGAAGATGCCGACTTTATCATCGTGAACACCTGCAGCGTGCGCGAAAAGGCCGAGGAAACCGCCATCGCGAACATCAGCAAGCTCAAGTACCTGAACAAGAAGAACCCCGACGTGAAGGTGGTCGTTTGCGGCTGCATGGCGAAGAATCGCGGGCCGGAACTTTTGAAGCGCCTGCCTAACGTGAGTTACATCGTGGGGCCGGACCAGTACAAGAAAATTCCGGAGTTACTGCTGGGCGACGCCAAAAGTCCCTTGCACCTGACACACCACAAGATGTTCATCGACGAGGACCAGAGCGAAAACTACCTGGGCGAATACGCAAAACTCCAGAACGACTTCACCACCTTCGTGGCTATTCAGCGCGGATGCAACAAGCGCTGCAGCTACTGCATCGTACCGTACCTGCGCGGGCCGGAAAAGTACCGCGACATGAATGACGTGCTCGCCGAAGTCCGCAAGGCCGCCGACAAAGGTATTACCGAGGTGACGCTGCTGGGCCAGACGGTGAACGCCTACAAGACCGAAGGCGGCAATTTTTCCGACCTTCTCACGAAGGTCTCCGAAATCGGGGGCATCCGCCGCATCCGCTTTACGAGCCCGCACCCGAGGCATTACACGAACGAGCTCATCGACGTGCTGCTGAACAACCCGAAGGTCTGCCACTACGCGCACATTCCTATCCAGAGCGGCTCCGACGCCATGCTCAAGAAGATGCGCCGCCAGCACAATATGGAGCAGTACCTCTCGATTATCGAACAGCTGCGTAGCAAGGACCCGTTCTATGGGATTTCGACAGACGTGATTTGCGGATTCGTGGGCGAAACCGAAGAAGATTTCGAGGCGACCCTCAAGGCATTTGAAACCTGCCAGTTCGACTCTGCGTTCATGTTCATCTACAGCCCGCGCAAGGGCACGGAATCGTACAAGGAAACCGAGACACTCACCGAGCAGGAAAAGCAGGAACGCCACACACGCCTCGTGGAACTGCAGAATGCCATCACGCTCAAGAGGAACCAGATGATGCTCGGCCGCACCGAGGAACTTCTGGTCGAAAAAAATTCTGCTCGCGACGAAACGGAACTGCGCGGCCGTACCGACAACTTCAAGAAGGTGATTTTCAAGCCCGAAGAAGGCCGCATCGTGAAGCCCGGCGACTACGTGAAGGTGAAACTCGACGACATTCGCGGGTGGACGATCCGCGGGACGCTGGTGTAA
- a CDS encoding SPOR domain-containing protein has protein sequence MKFWNVRGIAFALLSVFAASAFAQTMADAQKAYVAGNWKEAAAAYEAACPKEPDSVRAECYLWNVLALSQTGSAQSFKVAGKRLDSLIQTTNPQRAIYADLMMTSAQFRLYLGKYEKAAEDLIQAIETSHPHQAVVLQKVCQAVKAKVKSDDLNDRCNLLNNPDSLKALQTAKADSATANSAPTTTPVPSAVAPAEPTVTQTAASTPAESAPKKDSVTTKVVQPAPAVAPTQEYWTLQLGAFGTKSNADLLVTNLKKQKITCTIVEQPRAERTLYLVQTGRFDSKEQAVDYAASKLAPLKIEYQPLLKR, from the coding sequence ATGAAGTTTTGGAATGTTCGCGGGATTGCGTTTGCATTGCTTTCTGTTTTTGCAGCAAGCGCATTTGCACAGACGATGGCGGACGCGCAGAAGGCATACGTTGCAGGCAACTGGAAAGAAGCGGCGGCAGCCTACGAGGCCGCATGCCCCAAGGAACCCGACTCCGTGCGCGCCGAATGTTACCTATGGAACGTTCTCGCCCTTTCGCAGACGGGGAGTGCCCAGTCGTTCAAAGTTGCAGGCAAACGCCTGGACAGCCTTATCCAGACGACCAACCCGCAACGCGCCATCTATGCCGACCTCATGATGACAAGCGCCCAGTTCAGGCTCTACCTTGGCAAGTACGAAAAAGCCGCCGAAGACCTGATCCAGGCGATCGAGACCTCGCATCCGCACCAGGCCGTCGTTCTCCAGAAAGTGTGTCAGGCCGTCAAGGCAAAAGTCAAGTCGGACGACCTCAACGACCGTTGCAACCTGCTGAACAACCCCGATTCGCTCAAGGCGCTCCAGACAGCAAAGGCCGATTCCGCAACGGCAAATTCTGCACCGACGACCACACCGGTGCCGTCCGCAGTAGCACCGGCGGAACCCACCGTAACACAAACCGCAGCAAGTACTCCCGCCGAGTCAGCCCCGAAAAAAGATTCTGTCACGACCAAGGTAGTCCAACCGGCTCCGGCGGTTGCCCCCACCCAGGAATACTGGACACTCCAATTGGGCGCTTTCGGAACAAAGTCAAACGCAGACCTTCTGGTAACAAACCTCAAAAAACAGAAAATCACCTGCACCATTGTCGAACAGCCACGGGCAGAACGGACTCTTTACCTTGTCCAAACAGGACGGTTCGACTCCAAGGAACAGGCGGTCGACTACGCCGCAAGCAAACTTGCTCCCTTAAAAATCGAATACCAGCCCCTTCTGAAAAGGTAA
- the panD gene encoding aspartate 1-decarboxylase gives MQLELLKSKIHRATVTDANLNYEGSITIARDLMDAANILPFEKVGVLDVNNGSRLDTYVIEGPAGSGVICLNGAAARLVQPGDLVIIVAYATMSEDEAKSWKPTVIHVNAKNEIV, from the coding sequence ATGCAGCTAGAATTACTCAAAAGCAAAATTCATCGCGCAACCGTAACCGACGCAAACCTCAACTACGAGGGCTCGATTACCATTGCCCGCGATTTGATGGATGCAGCGAACATCCTCCCCTTCGAAAAAGTCGGCGTACTTGACGTGAACAACGGTTCCCGTCTGGATACTTACGTAATCGAAGGCCCTGCCGGTTCTGGCGTAATCTGCTTGAACGGTGCAGCAGCCCGCTTGGTCCAGCCCGGCGATTTGGTGATTATCGTCGCCTACGCCACCATGAGCGAAGACGAAGCCAAGTCGTGGAAACCCACCGTGATCCACGTGAACGCCAAGAACGAAATCGTGTAA
- a CDS encoding LytR C-terminal domain-containing protein — protein sequence MYLHFSKARSFASAAATVVSLLFVATAFLGCEEEQKKAPVEKVVRTYKGDVEVLNSCGMQGAAAKMRSYLRENGFDVVSSRNDRLQNYDETVLVLRNPEWEGAKALARALKTKNVLVVHSSRAVVDAAVYIGKDFEQIIEPEQGETDDNE from the coding sequence ATGTACCTTCATTTTTCGAAAGCACGCTCGTTTGCATCGGCCGCCGCGACGGTGGTTTCGCTGTTGTTTGTGGCAACGGCGTTTTTAGGGTGCGAAGAGGAGCAGAAGAAGGCGCCGGTAGAAAAGGTGGTACGCACCTACAAGGGCGATGTTGAGGTGCTGAACAGCTGCGGAATGCAGGGGGCGGCCGCTAAGATGCGCTCCTACCTGCGCGAAAACGGATTTGACGTCGTAAGTTCTAGAAACGATAGATTGCAGAACTACGATGAAACCGTGCTGGTACTCAGGAACCCCGAGTGGGAAGGCGCCAAGGCACTCGCCCGCGCACTCAAGACGAAGAACGTGCTCGTGGTCCACAGCAGCCGCGCAGTCGTAGACGCCGCCGTGTACATCGGCAAAGACTTTGAACAAATAATAGAACCCGAACAGGGAGAAACAGATGACAACGAATAA
- the rsfS gene encoding ribosome silencing factor, translating to MTTNKQELPQSVQMGASILFELRAQNVQLIDLRGIKDVTDYFLVATCESEAQMQAILNELRKEFKANKLPSVGVEYKEGVRWAVFDAGLDLMVHLFEEEKRNEISLDRLYADGKIVELDENDFVKTTDKKADDNELV from the coding sequence ATGACAACGAATAAGCAAGAACTTCCCCAGTCCGTCCAAATGGGCGCAAGCATTTTGTTTGAGCTGCGCGCCCAGAACGTGCAGCTGATTGACCTGCGCGGCATCAAGGATGTCACGGATTATTTCCTCGTGGCAACCTGCGAAAGCGAAGCCCAGATGCAGGCTATTCTGAACGAACTCCGCAAGGAATTCAAGGCGAACAAGCTCCCGTCCGTGGGCGTGGAATACAAGGAAGGCGTGCGCTGGGCCGTGTTCGACGCCGGCCTCGACCTGATGGTCCACCTGTTCGAAGAAGAAAAGCGTAACGAGATTTCGCTTGACCGTCTGTACGCCGACGGCAAGATTGTGGAACTCGACGAAAATGACTTTGTAAAGACCACCGACAAGAAGGCCGACGACAATGAACTCGTTTGA
- the argS gene encoding arginine--tRNA ligase has protein sequence MNSFEQEIAEALAATGSFEKEAALKLISVPPDTTHGNFTIPCFSLAKVMRKAPKMIAEDLAAQVKLPAGLSKVEAVNGYLNFFIDRGFLAKSTLEEIAAKGLEYGHAASNGKVVCIDFSSPNIGKELAFHHLRSTMIGNSLSRIYKAAGYKVERINHLGDWGTAFGKLIVMYLRENRPTDDATLDSLTVKELNILYAAFSKASKEEPSLEDEARAAFTKLEQGDEFYRKLWTAFRAATLKELMRIYDMMGVGFDHYTGESFFEDKIPAILDELREKNLMVKSQDLDVVMLDEFDLNPCLIRKSDGSTLYATRDLAAACYRKKEYNFDKCLYVVDLGQALHFKQVFHVLKKMGREWYKDMYHIPFGVILQLVDGKWEKGKTRTGTASLLRDVIEAAQKKILEFIDAKNPELENKELIARQIGISALTFNDLKNSRLKDVRFDWDAVMSFEGDTGPYVQNAHVRLCSIMRKAGIERADLAAAIKDVNFAELGDDAAYSLINILSKKGKKILDAVAGDEPSVLAQYALEIAEAAHKFIHEDRVLGSAEEKSRLFLVQATQIVLENVLDLLGLFPIRQM, from the coding sequence ATGAACTCGTTTGAGCAAGAAATCGCAGAAGCGCTCGCCGCCACCGGTTCCTTCGAAAAGGAAGCCGCCCTCAAGCTTATCTCCGTGCCGCCTGATACCACGCACGGCAACTTCACCATTCCGTGCTTTTCGCTCGCGAAGGTGATGCGCAAGGCCCCGAAGATGATTGCCGAAGACTTGGCCGCACAGGTGAAGCTTCCGGCAGGTCTTTCGAAGGTCGAAGCCGTGAACGGTTACCTGAACTTCTTTATCGACCGCGGATTCCTCGCGAAGTCGACTCTCGAAGAAATTGCCGCGAAGGGTTTGGAATATGGTCACGCCGCATCGAACGGGAAGGTCGTCTGCATCGACTTCAGCTCCCCGAACATCGGTAAGGAACTGGCCTTCCACCACCTGCGTTCGACGATGATCGGCAATTCCCTCTCCCGCATCTACAAGGCCGCGGGCTACAAGGTGGAACGCATCAACCACCTCGGCGACTGGGGTACCGCTTTCGGCAAGCTCATCGTGATGTACCTCCGCGAAAATCGCCCCACCGACGACGCCACGCTCGATAGCCTGACCGTGAAGGAACTCAACATCCTTTACGCAGCCTTCTCCAAGGCATCTAAGGAAGAGCCGAGCCTCGAAGACGAAGCGCGCGCCGCATTCACCAAGCTCGAACAGGGCGACGAATTCTACCGCAAGCTTTGGACAGCTTTCCGCGCCGCAACGCTCAAGGAACTCATGCGCATCTACGACATGATGGGCGTGGGCTTTGACCACTACACCGGCGAATCCTTCTTCGAAGACAAGATTCCGGCCATTCTCGACGAACTCCGCGAAAAGAACCTGATGGTGAAGAGCCAGGATCTGGACGTGGTGATGCTGGACGAATTCGACCTGAACCCTTGCCTGATCCGCAAGAGCGACGGTTCTACCTTGTACGCCACCCGCGACCTCGCCGCCGCTTGCTACCGCAAGAAGGAATACAACTTCGACAAGTGCCTTTACGTGGTGGACCTCGGACAGGCGCTCCACTTCAAGCAGGTGTTCCACGTTTTGAAGAAGATGGGCCGCGAATGGTACAAGGACATGTACCACATTCCGTTCGGCGTGATCCTGCAGCTGGTCGACGGCAAGTGGGAAAAGGGCAAGACCCGTACGGGTACCGCAAGCCTGCTTCGCGACGTGATTGAAGCCGCCCAGAAGAAGATTCTCGAATTCATCGACGCGAAGAATCCGGAACTCGAAAACAAGGAACTTATCGCTCGCCAGATCGGTATTTCCGCGCTCACCTTCAACGACTTGAAGAACAGCCGCCTGAAGGACGTGCGTTTCGATTGGGATGCCGTAATGAGCTTCGAAGGCGATACGGGTCCGTACGTGCAGAACGCCCATGTGCGCCTCTGCAGCATTATGCGCAAGGCCGGCATTGAACGCGCGGACCTCGCCGCCGCAATCAAGGACGTGAACTTTGCCGAACTCGGCGACGATGCCGCTTACAGCCTCATCAACATCCTGTCGAAGAAAGGCAAGAAAATTCTGGATGCCGTCGCCGGTGACGAACCAAGCGTTCTCGCCCAGTACGCCCTCGAAATCGCAGAAGCCGCGCACAAGTTCATCCACGAAGACCGCGTGCTCGGTTCTGCCGAAGAAAAGTCCCGCCTGTTCTTGGTTCAGGCCACGCAGATTGTGCTCGAAAACGTGCTTGATTTGCTCGGACTCTTCCCCATCCGCCAGATGTAG
- a CDS encoding fibrobacter succinogenes major paralogous domain-containing protein, producing the protein MKHILSLKSLFAVACGMAAVQAFAIPQKTWDAIYNAEGEGDYAAAKIEGNIRFGKYTHYKEVQPVSFKVNDSLFVFSVAGNMTVPADKIEKEHFYEKCNETMEAWISYFNKPRNFGGDELIINIAGVDLACGNELYAVGDLRIKFANAKAQEAWVSNLEGREKYRREKLVEFRRAEQEHRASLRDVSGMVTDPRDGQVYRTIKVEGREWFAQNVNYNVEGHSWCYEDKDSYCARGGRLYDLEGARKACPEGWHLPRDREWMDLLVGLTHCYEGVDKCEKFASKMKATTGWQGGGGTDEYGFSIFSSGYRKMVGKSIVRYEDMGEYAGFWSAQNGRNETIWIWAMGRMSDQMVRQLVPSKNNAYSVRCINGN; encoded by the coding sequence ATGAAACACATACTCTCTCTCAAGTCCTTGTTTGCTGTTGCCTGCGGTATGGCTGCCGTTCAGGCTTTTGCCATTCCCCAAAAAACATGGGATGCTATCTACAATGCCGAAGGCGAAGGTGATTACGCCGCGGCAAAGATTGAAGGTAATATCCGTTTTGGCAAGTACACGCACTATAAGGAAGTTCAGCCGGTCTCTTTCAAGGTGAACGATAGCTTGTTCGTATTTTCGGTGGCGGGCAATATGACGGTTCCTGCCGACAAGATTGAAAAGGAACATTTTTACGAAAAGTGCAATGAAACCATGGAAGCATGGATTTCGTACTTCAACAAGCCTCGCAACTTTGGTGGTGACGAACTGATCATTAATATCGCCGGTGTAGACCTTGCCTGTGGCAATGAACTCTATGCCGTGGGTGATCTGAGAATCAAGTTTGCAAACGCCAAGGCTCAGGAAGCCTGGGTGAGCAATCTGGAAGGCCGTGAAAAGTATAGGCGCGAAAAGCTGGTGGAATTCCGCCGTGCCGAACAGGAACATAGGGCGTCTCTGCGCGATGTTTCGGGAATGGTGACCGATCCGCGCGACGGACAGGTGTACCGTACCATCAAGGTCGAAGGTCGTGAATGGTTTGCGCAGAACGTGAACTACAACGTGGAAGGCCACTCTTGGTGCTACGAAGACAAGGACTCCTACTGCGCCCGTGGTGGTCGCCTCTATGACCTTGAAGGTGCCCGCAAGGCATGCCCCGAAGGTTGGCACCTGCCGCGTGACCGCGAATGGATGGATTTGCTTGTTGGTCTGACTCACTGCTACGAAGGCGTGGACAAGTGCGAAAAGTTTGCAAGCAAGATGAAGGCGACTACCGGTTGGCAGGGTGGTGGCGGTACCGATGAATACGGTTTCTCCATTTTCTCTTCGGGTTACCGCAAGATGGTGGGCAAGTCCATTGTCCGCTACGAAGACATGGGTGAGTACGCAGGCTTCTGGTCTGCACAGAATGGCCGCAACGAAACCATCTGGATTTGGGCCATGGGCCGTATGAGCGACCAGATGGTTCGTCAGCTGGTGCCGAGCAAGAATAACGCCTACTCTGTCCGCTGCATCAACGGTAATTAG